One stretch of Halapricum desulfuricans DNA includes these proteins:
- a CDS encoding SDR family oxidoreductase yields the protein MHVLVTGGAGFIGGHLAERFVADGHDVVVLDNLDPFYDLDIKRHNIETARDAAETGDGSYEFVEGDVRNAELVSDLVSEADYVYHQAAQAGVRPSVENPRKYDAVNVDGTLNLLDACRDSGIERFVMASSSSVYGVPRSLPYEETHPTTPVSPYGASKLAAERYAMAYSEVYDLPAVALRYFTVYGPRMRPNMAISNFVSRCMNDEPPIVYGDGTQTRDFTYIDDVVDANVTLLDTDAADGQVLNIGSTDNIEIRTLAEEIRDQLSPELELVYEERHDADAEHTHADTTRAQELLGYEPSHTIREGVAKFIEWYRDNREWYEPLVRA from the coding sequence ATGCACGTACTCGTCACCGGTGGCGCGGGCTTCATCGGCGGGCACCTCGCCGAGCGGTTCGTCGCCGACGGCCACGACGTGGTCGTCCTGGACAACCTCGATCCGTTCTACGATCTGGACATCAAACGCCACAACATCGAGACCGCGCGCGACGCGGCCGAGACCGGCGACGGCAGTTACGAGTTCGTCGAGGGCGATGTCCGGAACGCCGAGCTCGTCTCGGACCTGGTAAGCGAAGCCGACTACGTCTACCATCAGGCAGCCCAGGCGGGCGTCCGCCCGAGCGTCGAGAACCCGCGGAAGTACGACGCGGTCAACGTCGACGGCACGCTGAACCTGCTGGACGCCTGCCGGGACAGCGGCATCGAACGGTTCGTCATGGCCTCTTCCTCGTCTGTCTACGGCGTTCCCCGATCACTGCCCTATGAGGAGACCCACCCGACGACGCCGGTCTCACCGTACGGGGCCTCGAAACTGGCCGCCGAGCGCTACGCGATGGCCTACAGCGAGGTCTACGATTTGCCGGCGGTCGCGCTGCGATACTTCACGGTCTACGGGCCACGGATGCGACCGAACATGGCCATCTCGAATTTCGTCTCCCGGTGTATGAACGACGAGCCGCCGATCGTCTACGGCGACGGCACCCAGACCCGGGACTTCACCTACATCGACGACGTCGTCGACGCGAACGTCACGCTGCTGGATACCGACGCCGCGGACGGCCAGGTATTGAACATCGGCTCGACGGACAACATCGAGATCCGGACGCTCGCCGAGGAGATCCGCGACCAGCTCTCCCCTGAACTTGAGTTAGTCTACGAGGAGCGCCACGACGCCGACGCCGAACACACCCACGCCGACACGACTCGTGCACAGGAACTGCTGGGCTACGAGCCGTCTCACACGATCCGCGAGGGCGTCGCGAAGTTCATCGAGTGGTATCGAGACAACCGCGAGTGGTACGAACCGCTCGTTCGCGCGTAG
- a CDS encoding DUF5615 family PIN-like protein, with the protein MTVSFLADEHVPSVFVTSVRSNGYPVRTATAEFGEGTNDRDLLEYCAANDHIFITNDKKDFTSEFSNAVDHAGIVIYTDPVFLREAPADAVRLIERILEFYSPEELAGERVWLDQWRDLLE; encoded by the coding sequence GTGACGGTGTCGTTTCTTGCCGACGAGCACGTTCCTAGTGTGTTTGTAACGTCGGTGCGCTCCAATGGCTATCCCGTCCGAACGGCCACTGCCGAGTTTGGCGAAGGAACGAACGATCGAGACCTTCTCGAATATTGTGCAGCAAACGACCACATCTTCATCACGAATGATAAGAAAGATTTTACAAGCGAATTCAGCAACGCAGTCGATCACGCTGGAATCGTCATCTATACCGATCCGGTGTTCCTGCGGGAAGCACCGGCAGACGCGGTACGCTTGATCGAGCGGATCCTCGAATTTTACTCTCCAGAGGAGCTGGCCGGTGAACGTGTCTGGCTCGATCAGTGGCGTGATCTCCTCGAGTGA
- a CDS encoding hydantoinase/oxoprolinase family protein, with protein sequence MTRIGVDVGGTFTDVVIVDDEGRLRGVKTPSTPAQPDDGVVDGLSRARDDGIDVAGAEFLGHGTTVATNAVLEDDLPPTALVTTDGFRDVLEIGRQDRPDLYDLDFERPPPLVPRDRRLTVSERIGPEGNVVEPLRDSEVAELADRLPDVDAVAVSTLFAFRNPVHERAIREGLREHDDDVAIALSSAVLPEFREYERTSTTALNAALKPRLDAYLGRLSDRTRSIGIDEQWAVMQSHGGLMSVRTAREKPVNTVLSGPAAGVQGAQYLADEAGYEDVITMDMGGTSTDVSLVGGGEPSRSTDWEIAGYPLGVPTIDIHTIGAGGGSIAWIDAGGALRVGPRSAGADPGPAAYGRGGTRPTVTDAHVVLGRIHPEYPLGGDLSVDVDAAREAIERGIADELGQSVRDAARGVLEVTRANMERALRVVSVEQGYDPRSFALVAFGGAGPLHAPRLAEELSIPTVLVPRLAGVLSGLGLLASDLEHAYVTSVVEPLADVTAGELRDRFAELVAEGTETLAADGIDEASMRFERSLDLRYAGQSYSLNVSIEGEPSEETLSAAADRFHAEHETQYGHANPDERVELVNVRLRAIGEIPSIDVRTGAEGTVRDAVLGERSVQFGDEEREVTVYEHGRLPPSGEFDGPAVVQAAESTTVVHPGQSVSVDDRGTLVITTGKA encoded by the coding sequence ATGACTCGCATCGGCGTCGACGTCGGCGGCACCTTCACTGACGTCGTGATCGTCGACGACGAGGGACGCCTCAGGGGAGTGAAAACCCCGAGCACGCCGGCGCAGCCGGACGACGGCGTCGTCGACGGGCTCTCACGGGCCCGTGACGACGGGATCGACGTGGCCGGTGCCGAATTCCTCGGTCACGGGACCACTGTCGCGACCAACGCCGTCCTCGAGGACGACCTCCCGCCGACCGCGCTCGTCACGACCGACGGGTTCCGCGACGTGCTCGAAATCGGACGACAGGACCGACCGGACCTCTACGATCTCGATTTCGAGCGGCCGCCCCCACTCGTCCCGCGGGACCGCCGACTGACCGTCTCGGAACGGATCGGCCCCGAGGGGAACGTCGTCGAGCCACTGCGCGACTCGGAGGTGGCCGAACTCGCAGATCGACTCCCGGACGTCGACGCGGTCGCGGTCTCGACGCTGTTTGCCTTTCGCAACCCAGTCCACGAGCGAGCGATCCGCGAGGGACTGCGCGAGCACGACGACGACGTCGCCATCGCGCTCTCGTCGGCAGTGCTGCCCGAGTTTCGTGAGTACGAACGCACGTCGACCACGGCGCTCAACGCCGCGCTGAAACCGCGACTCGACGCGTATCTCGGCCGACTGTCCGACAGGACGCGATCGATCGGCATCGACGAACAGTGGGCCGTCATGCAGTCACACGGCGGTCTCATGAGCGTCCGCACGGCCCGCGAGAAACCCGTCAACACCGTCCTCTCGGGCCCTGCTGCGGGCGTCCAGGGTGCCCAGTATCTCGCCGACGAAGCCGGATACGAGGACGTCATCACGATGGACATGGGCGGGACGAGCACCGACGTCAGCCTGGTCGGCGGCGGCGAACCGTCGCGCTCGACCGACTGGGAGATCGCGGGCTATCCCCTCGGCGTCCCGACGATCGACATCCACACGATCGGCGCCGGCGGCGGTTCGATCGCCTGGATCGACGCCGGTGGTGCACTCCGGGTCGGTCCTCGGTCGGCCGGTGCCGATCCCGGACCCGCGGCCTACGGCCGGGGCGGCACGCGGCCGACGGTGACTGACGCACACGTCGTCCTCGGTCGGATTCATCCCGAGTACCCGCTCGGTGGCGACCTCTCGGTGGACGTCGACGCGGCCCGGGAAGCCATCGAACGCGGGATCGCCGACGAGCTGGGACAGTCAGTTCGCGACGCGGCGCGGGGCGTCCTCGAGGTAACTCGCGCGAACATGGAACGGGCACTGCGTGTCGTGAGCGTCGAACAGGGGTATGACCCGCGATCGTTCGCGCTGGTCGCGTTCGGCGGTGCCGGACCGCTTCACGCGCCCCGGCTCGCAGAAGAGCTGTCGATTCCGACAGTTCTCGTCCCGCGTCTCGCGGGCGTCCTGTCGGGGCTCGGGCTGCTGGCGTCCGATCTCGAACACGCCTACGTGACGTCCGTCGTCGAACCGCTGGCCGACGTGACCGCTGGCGAGCTCCGCGACCGGTTCGCCGAACTCGTCGCCGAAGGGACAGAGACGCTCGCGGCGGACGGGATCGACGAGGCGTCGATGCGGTTCGAGCGGTCGCTGGACCTCCGGTATGCGGGGCAATCGTACTCGCTGAACGTCTCGATCGAGGGCGAACCGTCCGAGGAGACGCTCTCGGCCGCGGCCGATCGATTCCACGCGGAACACGAGACCCAGTACGGCCACGCGAACCCCGACGAACGGGTCGAACTCGTGAACGTCCGCCTCCGGGCGATCGGAGAGATCCCGTCGATCGACGTCCGAACCGGCGCCGAGGGGACCGTCCGGGACGCCGTCCTGGGCGAGCGGTCGGTTCAGTTCGGCGACGAGGAACGCGAGGTTACGGTCTACGAGCACGGTCGCCTGCCACCCAGCGGTGAGTTCGACGGGCCTGCGGTGGTACAGGCCGCCGAATCGACGACTGTCGTGCACCCGGGACAGTCAGTCTCGGTCGACGACCGCGGCACGCTCGTCATCACCACGGGGAAAGCATGA
- a CDS encoding transposase — protein MSDRPQRTNTYTAEPVSDRYRECLFDWLAAHAPLWNQITYRRRQQYFDENGDVWDAEYTDLYEQYAPILGKATCQQIARKNSEAWRSHFELLSQYRDGSNHAVTEQPSPPGYWGNRDEGYDLHGLVRNDLYTFDWNEKTSTLEFGVGDVLEERYDFEHNERVTLEVRGNPHWRGDDSRLELIYDEHAARLRVQHPVRIQSDDLREQRQAAFTHTLDSENTTHSAAIDVGANNTLAVVTEDGDTAVYHARPEFDRFQQQSERIATLQSELPDDQYTSNQIRRVYDERSRQRDHSRDAAVKHAAEWLLERNVDTVYVGDLTGVLETHWSATVNEKTHAFWSHRQLVDRITLTLGDVGITVMETDEYDSSSECPECGSDDVVRDGDEFQCQGCGLNAHSDVAGAWNMLQSEVGPMARPAALSAERGRDAPTDGAYWQWNDHNWTPADCGKQSWSLDQPSHSEPASSQPG, from the coding sequence GTGAGCGACCGGCCGCAACGAACGAACACGTACACTGCCGAGCCGGTCAGTGACCGGTATCGGGAGTGCCTGTTCGACTGGCTGGCCGCACACGCCCCACTTTGGAACCAAATCACCTACCGTCGCCGTCAACAATACTTCGACGAAAACGGTGATGTCTGGGACGCCGAGTACACCGACCTCTACGAACAGTACGCCCCAATCCTCGGCAAAGCGACCTGCCAGCAAATCGCCCGGAAAAACAGCGAAGCCTGGCGCAGCCACTTCGAGTTGCTTTCGCAATATCGAGATGGATCGAATCACGCTGTGACGGAGCAACCGTCACCACCCGGGTATTGGGGCAATCGTGACGAGGGCTACGACTTGCACGGCCTCGTTCGGAACGATCTCTACACATTCGACTGGAATGAGAAAACGAGTACACTCGAATTCGGCGTCGGTGATGTCCTCGAAGAGCGCTATGATTTCGAGCACAACGAACGCGTGACGCTCGAAGTGCGTGGTAATCCACACTGGCGTGGCGACGACAGTCGATTGGAGCTCATCTACGATGAGCACGCTGCGAGGCTTCGTGTCCAGCACCCAGTCCGCATTCAGTCAGACGATCTCCGTGAACAGCGGCAGGCTGCATTCACTCATACACTCGATTCCGAGAACACGACCCACTCAGCAGCTATCGACGTCGGCGCAAACAACACCCTAGCGGTCGTCACCGAAGATGGCGACACCGCCGTCTACCACGCTCGCCCGGAATTTGACCGGTTCCAGCAACAGTCCGAGCGAATCGCAACACTCCAATCGGAACTCCCGGACGACCAGTACACCAGCAACCAGATTCGACGCGTGTACGACGAGCGGTCACGACAGCGTGATCATAGCCGCGATGCCGCGGTCAAACACGCCGCTGAGTGGCTCCTCGAACGGAACGTTGACACAGTGTACGTCGGTGATTTGACCGGCGTACTAGAGACGCACTGGTCGGCTACCGTGAACGAGAAGACCCACGCGTTCTGGTCACATCGGCAACTCGTTGACCGAATCACACTCACACTCGGTGATGTCGGTATCACGGTGATGGAGACTGATGAATACGATTCAAGTAGTGAGTGTCCCGAGTGTGGGAGCGACGACGTCGTTCGGGATGGCGACGAGTTCCAGTGTCAGGGTTGTGGGTTGAATGCTCATAGTGACGTGGCGGGGGCGTGGAATATGTTGCAGTCTGAAGTTGGGCCGATGGCTCGGCCTGCTGCCCTGTCTGCTGAACGCGGCAGGGACGCACCCACGGATGGGGCGTACTGGCAGTGGAATGACCACAACTGGACACCCGCCGATTGTGGGAAACAGTCGTGGTCGCTCGACCAACCCAGCCACAGTGAACCCGCAAGTTCACAGCCGGGGTAA
- the aglM gene encoding UDP-glucose 6-dehydrogenase AglM produces the protein MHVSVVGSGYIGTTIAAWFAELGHTVTNVDIDEDVVEAINAGEAPIHEPGLDELIADHGGDALVATTDYADVRESDVTFLALPTPSEADGGIDLSAMKAGAQSLGEAIAEKDDEHLVVVKSTVIPGTTEDVVTPIVEDAAGKTAGEGFHVAMNPEFLREGFALGDFRDPDKIVYGAESDAARETLDRVYDPLVEAADGEPAIVETGIKEAEMIKYANNAFLATKISLINEIGNVCKEYGVDAYEVADAIALDHRIDEHFLRSGVGWGGSCFPKDMNAIRHAARDRDYDPVLLDAAVAVNDRQPERMLDLLDDHADVEGKRVAVLGLAFKPGTDDIRYTRAVPIIEGLQDRGADVVGYDPVATENMREEFPGIEYADSAADALADAHAAMVVTDWDEFAALHTEFDAMADPVVIDGRRVIERRDGITYEGLTW, from the coding sequence ATGCACGTCAGCGTCGTCGGCAGCGGCTACATCGGCACGACAATCGCTGCATGGTTCGCGGAACTCGGACACACGGTCACGAACGTCGACATCGACGAGGACGTCGTCGAGGCGATCAACGCCGGCGAGGCTCCGATCCACGAACCTGGCCTCGACGAGTTGATCGCCGATCACGGCGGGGACGCGCTCGTCGCGACCACGGACTACGCCGACGTGCGCGAGTCCGACGTGACCTTCCTCGCGTTGCCGACGCCGTCCGAGGCCGACGGCGGGATCGACCTGTCGGCGATGAAAGCCGGCGCGCAGTCCCTCGGCGAGGCGATCGCCGAGAAGGACGACGAGCACCTGGTCGTCGTCAAGAGCACGGTCATTCCCGGCACGACCGAGGACGTCGTCACACCGATCGTCGAAGACGCCGCCGGCAAGACCGCCGGCGAGGGGTTCCACGTCGCGATGAACCCCGAGTTCCTCCGCGAGGGGTTCGCGCTGGGCGACTTCCGCGATCCCGACAAGATCGTCTATGGCGCCGAGAGCGACGCCGCCCGGGAGACGCTCGATCGCGTCTACGACCCGCTGGTCGAGGCCGCCGACGGCGAGCCTGCGATCGTCGAGACCGGGATCAAGGAGGCCGAGATGATCAAGTACGCCAACAACGCGTTCCTCGCGACGAAGATCAGCCTGATCAACGAGATCGGCAACGTCTGCAAGGAGTACGGCGTCGACGCCTACGAGGTGGCCGACGCGATCGCGCTGGATCACCGCATCGACGAGCACTTCCTGCGTAGCGGCGTCGGCTGGGGCGGCTCGTGTTTCCCGAAAGATATGAATGCGATCAGACACGCAGCCCGTGACCGCGATTACGATCCCGTCCTGCTCGACGCGGCGGTCGCAGTCAACGACCGCCAGCCCGAACGCATGCTCGACCTGCTGGACGACCACGCCGATGTCGAGGGCAAGCGCGTCGCCGTGCTGGGGCTGGCGTTCAAACCCGGGACCGACGATATCCGGTATACGCGTGCGGTCCCGATCATCGAGGGTCTCCAGGACCGCGGGGCCGACGTGGTCGGCTATGACCCGGTCGCGACCGAGAACATGCGCGAGGAGTTCCCCGGTATCGAGTACGCTGACAGCGCGGCCGACGCGCTCGCGGACGCCCACGCCGCGATGGTCGTCACTGACTGGGACGAGTTCGCCGCCCTGCACACCGAGTTCGACGCGATGGCCGACCCGGTCGTGATCGACGGCCGGCGCGTCATCGAGCGCCGCGACGGGATCACCTACGAGGGCCTTACCTGGTGA
- a CDS encoding DUF433 domain-containing protein, producing MSSIVRTDDVLGGEPRIEGSRVGVIDVYELVVEGGYSPADVADQLDRSLGDIYTALAYYYEHVEEMRTLRQERSETESTLATDALQPPELVQ from the coding sequence ATGAGCAGTATTGTTCGGACGGACGACGTCCTCGGGGGAGAACCCCGGATCGAGGGCTCAAGAGTCGGTGTGATTGACGTCTACGAGTTGGTCGTGGAGGGGGGCTATTCGCCGGCCGATGTGGCCGATCAGCTCGACCGATCGCTGGGCGATATCTACACCGCGCTCGCGTACTACTACGAACACGTCGAAGAGATGCGCACCCTTCGGCAGGAGCGATCCGAAACCGAATCGACACTTGCGACAGACGCGCTGCAACCCCCCGAACTAGTCCAGTGA
- the aglF gene encoding UTP--glucose-1-phosphate uridylyltransferase AglF, protein MKAVVLAAGEGTRLRPLTEDTPKAMVEVNGKPLLTHCFEQLLDLGTDLEEFVVVVGYRKQDIIEHYDDEFRGVPITYTHQREQKGLAHALLTAEEHVDDDFMLMLGDNVFRANLGDVVRRQQEHRTDAAFLVEEVPYEEAGRYGVCDTNDYGEIVEVVEKPEDPPSNLVMTGFYTFSPAIFHAAKLVQPSNRGEYELSEAVDLLIRSGRTIDAIRMDGWRVDVGYPEDREEAEQRLSAETEADVDSAASS, encoded by the coding sequence ATGAAAGCCGTCGTGCTGGCCGCAGGCGAGGGAACGCGTCTCAGGCCGCTCACCGAGGACACGCCCAAGGCCATGGTCGAAGTGAACGGGAAACCGTTGCTGACCCACTGTTTCGAGCAATTGCTCGATCTCGGGACGGACCTCGAGGAGTTCGTCGTCGTCGTTGGCTATCGCAAGCAGGATATCATCGAGCACTACGACGACGAGTTTCGCGGCGTCCCGATCACCTACACTCACCAGCGCGAACAGAAGGGGCTGGCTCACGCGCTGTTGACCGCCGAGGAGCACGTCGACGACGACTTCATGCTCATGCTCGGGGACAACGTCTTCCGGGCCAACCTCGGAGACGTCGTCCGTCGCCAGCAGGAACATCGGACCGACGCGGCGTTTCTCGTCGAGGAAGTGCCCTACGAGGAGGCCGGCCGGTATGGGGTGTGTGACACGAACGACTACGGCGAGATCGTCGAGGTGGTCGAAAAGCCAGAGGACCCGCCATCGAACCTCGTGATGACCGGGTTCTACACGTTTTCACCCGCGATCTTCCACGCCGCCAAGCTCGTCCAGCCCTCGAACCGGGGCGAGTACGAGTTGAGCGAGGCCGTCGACCTGCTGATCCGCAGCGGCCGGACGATCGACGCCATCCGCATGGACGGCTGGCGCGTCGACGTCGGCTACCCCGAAGACCGCGAAGAGGCCGAACAGCGCCTCTCGGCGGAAACGGAGGCCGACGTCGATTCGGCTGCCTCTTCCTGA
- a CDS encoding hydantoinase B/oxoprolinase family protein, whose amino-acid sequence MTDNSQRDDVDDSHRTDDVDDSHQTDDINDSHQTDNVDDSLHGDDVSDDGSDRHQTDSNHPSTDPVGDTTTGGNAATDGGDVDPVTLEVLRNAFATVAEEMSANLIRTSYSPNIKERKDASSAVFDARGRMLAQAENIPVHLGAMPHSVRTVVETFEGAFEPGDTVIHNSPFSGGAHLPDITFVSPVFVDGTLVAFVANRAHHADVGGSLAGSVSADATSVFAEGIQIPPVKLFERGEVVDGVLDLLTENVRTPDEREGDLRAQQAANETGRKRFEALIEKHGRETVEAAADRILDYSERRMREEVRDLADGVYEFADALDSDGAGAENVTIRATVTVDGSSVAVDFAGSAAQVAGAVNAPIAVTTSATYYALRTVTDPDVPPNQGCYRPFSVSAPEGTVVNARKPAAVVGGNLETSQRIVDTVLGAMAKAGVRPMAAAANGSMNNVTFGSADSSLADPYTFYETIGGGYGARPERDGVDGVHAHMTNTQNTPIEALELAYPLRVERYALRPDTGGAGEFRGGLGIRRDIRVLDHGASFSLLSDRRRNRPYGLDGGQPGAAGEDRVVIDDEERHLDSKTTLELSGGDLVSVRTPGGGGFGSPEDRSPAAIARDLEEGRLTAEHVAEHYPHYDGE is encoded by the coding sequence ATGACCGACAACAGTCAGAGAGACGACGTCGACGACAGCCACCGGACGGACGACGTCGACGACAGCCACCAGACGGACGACATCAACGACAGCCACCAGACGGACAACGTCGACGACAGCCTCCACGGAGACGACGTCTCGGACGACGGATCCGACCGTCACCAGACGGATAGCAATCACCCATCGACCGACCCGGTAGGCGACACGACGACCGGCGGAAACGCGGCCACGGACGGGGGAGACGTCGACCCCGTGACCCTGGAGGTGCTCCGGAACGCCTTCGCGACGGTCGCAGAGGAGATGAGTGCGAACCTCATCCGGACGAGCTATTCGCCGAACATAAAGGAGCGAAAGGACGCCTCCTCGGCAGTCTTCGACGCACGAGGGCGGATGCTCGCTCAGGCCGAGAACATCCCCGTCCACCTGGGCGCGATGCCGCACTCAGTGCGGACGGTCGTCGAGACCTTCGAGGGGGCGTTCGAACCCGGCGACACGGTGATACACAACTCCCCGTTCAGCGGCGGGGCACACCTGCCCGACATCACCTTCGTCAGCCCGGTGTTCGTGGACGGTACACTGGTCGCGTTCGTCGCGAACCGCGCGCATCACGCGGACGTCGGGGGTAGCCTGGCGGGGAGCGTGTCTGCCGACGCCACGAGCGTCTTCGCCGAGGGGATCCAGATCCCGCCGGTCAAACTGTTCGAGCGCGGCGAGGTCGTCGACGGCGTGCTCGATCTGCTGACCGAGAACGTCCGCACGCCGGACGAACGCGAGGGGGATCTCAGGGCCCAGCAGGCCGCGAACGAGACCGGTCGCAAGCGGTTCGAAGCGCTGATCGAGAAACACGGCCGCGAGACCGTCGAGGCGGCGGCCGATCGGATCCTCGACTACAGCGAACGGCGGATGCGCGAGGAGGTTCGCGACCTCGCCGACGGCGTCTACGAGTTCGCCGACGCCCTCGACAGCGACGGCGCGGGAGCCGAAAACGTCACGATCCGGGCGACGGTCACCGTCGATGGCTCGTCGGTCGCGGTGGACTTCGCGGGCTCGGCCGCACAGGTCGCCGGCGCGGTCAACGCCCCCATCGCTGTCACGACAAGCGCCACGTACTACGCACTCCGGACGGTGACCGACCCCGACGTCCCGCCCAATCAGGGATGCTATCGACCGTTCTCGGTATCGGCACCCGAGGGGACTGTCGTCAACGCTCGCAAGCCGGCGGCCGTCGTCGGCGGCAACCTGGAGACCTCTCAGCGGATCGTCGACACCGTCCTCGGGGCGATGGCAAAGGCTGGCGTCCGTCCCATGGCCGCCGCAGCCAACGGGTCGATGAACAACGTCACCTTCGGGAGTGCGGACTCGTCACTCGCCGACCCGTACACGTTCTACGAGACGATCGGCGGCGGATACGGCGCACGCCCCGAGCGTGACGGCGTCGATGGCGTCCACGCCCACATGACGAACACGCAGAATACGCCGATCGAGGCGCTGGAACTCGCCTATCCGCTCCGGGTCGAGCGCTACGCACTCCGGCCCGATACCGGCGGCGCAGGGGAGTTCCGGGGCGGTCTGGGCATCCGTCGAGACATCCGCGTGCTCGATCACGGCGCGTCGTTCTCCCTGTTGAGTGACCGCCGTCGCAACCGCCCGTACGGCCTCGACGGTGGGCAACCCGGAGCCGCCGGTGAGGACCGCGTCGTCATCGACGACGAGGAGCGCCACCTCGACAGCAAGACGACGCTCGAACTGAGCGGCGGCGACCTCGTGAGCGTCCGCACGCCCGGTGGCGGCGGGTTCGGATCGCCTGAGGACAGGTCGCCGGCGGCTATCGCCCGGGACCTCGAAGAAGGACGTCTCACGGCCGAACACGTCGCAGAACACTACCCGCACTACGACGGGGAGTGA
- a CDS encoding orc1/cdc6 family replication initiation protein, producing MDYPRRNPRASARGGSQQPESITAREEELEAYKTALQPVVNGAQPRNIFLYGKTGVGKTAVSRYLLERLRQDTAQFDDVNLSVYWLNCTNLSSSYQVAVNLVNTIRPPEERISTTGYPQQRVFDILYEELEAIGGTILLVFDEIDHIGSDDEILYELPRARSNGYLDSAKPGVIGISNDFGFRDDLSPKVKDTLCEEAIHFPPYDAPELKAILRQRADGALHEDGAEQGVIPLCAALAAQDTGSARQALKLLYKAGELARAAGESAITEDHVHDARSELEQSQIEHGMRELTQHGHLSLVAALQLALDEDTPARVREIYPRYRTLAEQSSIDPLVRRRMHDHLADLAMLGILERHSRNEGRAGSQYYEYEFNVALGLVCKVVSELDSVVVPDRVTRQL from the coding sequence CTGGATTACCCACGGAGGAATCCTCGCGCTTCAGCGCGGGGAGGAAGTCAACAGCCCGAATCAATCACTGCACGGGAGGAGGAACTGGAGGCGTACAAGACTGCGCTTCAACCAGTCGTCAATGGGGCCCAGCCCCGGAACATCTTCCTGTATGGGAAGACTGGTGTCGGAAAAACTGCCGTGTCACGGTATCTCCTCGAACGATTACGGCAGGACACGGCGCAATTCGATGACGTGAATCTCTCGGTCTACTGGCTCAACTGTACGAACCTCTCATCATCGTATCAGGTTGCGGTCAATCTGGTCAATACGATCCGCCCGCCCGAGGAACGCATCAGCACGACTGGCTATCCACAGCAGCGCGTCTTCGATATCCTGTATGAAGAGTTGGAGGCGATCGGTGGCACGATTCTCCTCGTGTTTGATGAGATTGACCACATCGGGAGCGACGACGAGATCCTCTATGAACTGCCTCGGGCCCGGTCGAACGGCTATCTCGATTCAGCGAAGCCTGGCGTCATCGGGATCAGCAACGACTTCGGGTTCCGTGACGACTTGTCCCCGAAAGTAAAGGATACGCTCTGTGAGGAAGCGATTCACTTTCCGCCGTATGATGCGCCGGAACTCAAGGCGATTCTGCGCCAGCGCGCCGATGGGGCGCTCCACGAAGACGGTGCCGAGCAGGGGGTCATCCCGCTGTGTGCCGCACTCGCTGCGCAGGACACGGGGAGCGCTCGACAGGCACTGAAGCTTCTGTACAAGGCGGGTGAGCTCGCCCGAGCCGCCGGGGAATCGGCAATCACAGAGGACCACGTCCACGATGCGCGCTCAGAGCTTGAACAGAGTCAGATCGAACACGGAATGCGGGAACTGACCCAACACGGCCATCTGTCGCTCGTGGCCGCACTGCAGCTCGCGCTTGACGAAGACACGCCGGCACGAGTCCGCGAGATCTATCCGCGGTATCGAACGCTCGCCGAACAGTCCTCAATCGATCCGCTCGTTCGTCGGCGGATGCACGACCATCTGGCTGATCTCGCCATGCTCGGTATTTTGGAACGGCACTCCCGAAACGAGGGACGCGCCGGCAGCCAGTACTACGAATACGAGTTCAACGTCGCTCTCGGACTCGTCTGCAAGGTCGTCAGTGAACTGGACAGTGTCGTGGTCCCCGACCGCGTCACCAGGCAGTTGTAG